From the genome of Triticum aestivum cultivar Chinese Spring chromosome 3B, IWGSC CS RefSeq v2.1, whole genome shotgun sequence, one region includes:
- the LOC123069763 gene encoding uncharacterized protein isoform X1: MEVGSLIICWSKSDNNRRRNAQQASLSSMASTDGHMRDHCFLLEKAWCLVGVCVVPTRLHQHFPSTPPEKEIISSRIQDDRDSLPLAVGAPSVSSQLLPSVLDATATKKVEGDPFTSMDSTKIIPAATA; the protein is encoded by the exons ATGGAAG TGGGGAGTCTGATCATTTGCTGGTCAAAATCTGACAACAATCGGAGGAGGAATGCGCAACAAGCAAGTCTATCATCGATGGCAAG TACTGATGGACATATGAGGGATCATTGTTTCTTATTGGAGAAGGCCTGGTGTTTAGTTGGTGTCTGTGTGGTACCTACACGGCTACACCAGCATTTTCCATCAACACCTCCAGAAAAAGAGATAATCTCCAG CCGCATCCAGGACGACCGGGACTCGCTGCCACTAGCTGTTGGTGCACCTTCTGTTAGCTCCCAGCTGTTACCTAGTGTGCTTGATGCTACTGCTACAAAGAAG GTTGAAGGAGATCCCTTCACTTCAATGGATTCAACAAAAATAATCCCTGCTGCCACTGCATAA
- the LOC123069763 gene encoding uncharacterized protein isoform X2 encodes MGSLIICWSKSDNNRRRNAQQASLSSMASTDGHMRDHCFLLEKAWCLVGVCVVPTRLHQHFPSTPPEKEIISSRIQDDRDSLPLAVGAPSVSSQLLPSVLDATATKKVEGDPFTSMDSTKIIPAATA; translated from the exons A TGGGGAGTCTGATCATTTGCTGGTCAAAATCTGACAACAATCGGAGGAGGAATGCGCAACAAGCAAGTCTATCATCGATGGCAAG TACTGATGGACATATGAGGGATCATTGTTTCTTATTGGAGAAGGCCTGGTGTTTAGTTGGTGTCTGTGTGGTACCTACACGGCTACACCAGCATTTTCCATCAACACCTCCAGAAAAAGAGATAATCTCCAG CCGCATCCAGGACGACCGGGACTCGCTGCCACTAGCTGTTGGTGCACCTTCTGTTAGCTCCCAGCTGTTACCTAGTGTGCTTGATGCTACTGCTACAAAGAAG GTTGAAGGAGATCCCTTCACTTCAATGGATTCAACAAAAATAATCCCTGCTGCCACTGCATAA